One Drosophila santomea strain STO CAGO 1482 chromosome X, Prin_Dsan_1.1, whole genome shotgun sequence DNA segment encodes these proteins:
- the LOC120456371 gene encoding protein suppressor of white apricot isoform X5, with protein sequence MMPYNVRNAGGGSVGGILRRTGQGSGAGSTMLSNGNSAGGQGAGAVGSSSVENHRQTPLELLVFGYACKIFRDDEKAREMDHGKQLIPWMGDVNLKIDRYDVRGALCELAPHEAPPGGYGNRLEYLSAEEQRAEQLCEEERYLFLYNNEEELRLRQVSITSNPTTDNTDKETTDIPSIIPEIIPFLEQVNT encoded by the exons ATGATGCCCTACAATGTGCGAAACGCCGGTGGCGGAAGCGTTGGCGGAATCCTGCGGCGCACTGGCCAAGGATCGGGAGCCGGCAGCACGATGCTGAGCAATGGAAACAGCGCGGGCGGACAAGGAGCCGGAGCGGTGGGCTCCTCGAGCGTGGAGAACCACAGACAAACGCCGTTGGAACTCCTCGTGTTTGGCTACGCCTGCAAGATTTTCCGGGATGACGAGAAGGCGCGGGAAATGGACCACGGCAAGCAGTTGATTCCCTGGATGGGCGATGTAAATCTCAAGATAGACAG ATACGATGTGCGTGGAGCCCTCTGCGAACTGGCGCCGCACGAGGCGCCACCAGGCGGATACGGCAACCGGCTGGAGTACTTGAGCGCCGAGGAGCAGCGCGCCGAGCAGCTGTGCGAGGAGGAGCGCTACCTGTTTCTGTACAATAACGAGGAGGAGCTGCGACTGCGACAAG TATCAATCACATCAAATCCAACCACCGACAATACCGATAAAGAAACCACCGACATCCCCTCGATAATTCCAGAGATAATTCCGTTCTTGGAGCAGGTAAATACGTAA
- the LOC120456371 gene encoding protein suppressor of white apricot isoform X2, with amino-acid sequence MMPYNVRNAGGGSVGGILRRTGQGSGAGSTMLSNGNSAGGQGAGAVGSSSVENHRQTPLELLVFGYACKIFRDDEKAREMDHGKQLIPWMGDVNLKIDRYDVRGALCELAPHEAPPGGYGNRLEYLSAEEQRAEQLCEEERYLFLYNNEEELRLRQEEDLKRLQQETSGGSYSQVGFQYDGQSAASSTSSTAPSQLSPNSEESELPFVLPYTLMMAPPLDMQLPDTMKQHAIIEKTARFIATQGAQMEILIKAKQANNTQFDFLTQGGYLQPYYRHLLAAIKAAKFPPAPETPLDQQNADKEAHTADDGNEDVAGGRRNPNQVVITVPTIKYKPSANCAYTQLISKIKGVPLQAVLLEDESSNPGNSQHSGGTASPALSCRSEGHNSQGGEFTPVLLQYNGSTFTHEEESTNREQQDEADGGSGGSGEPPQVELLKNTSALALAQNYSSESEEEDDQVQPEKEAEKKPEPVLTFPVPEESLRHIIDKTATYVIKNGRQFEETLRTKSVERFSFLLPANEYYPYYLYKVTGDVDAASKEEKTRKAAAVAAALMSKKGLSFGGAAAAASGNNVDKAPEASDEEGSTNAAVEHVRPGMPDSVQRAIKQVETQLLARTAGQKANATASSSCSSPQKEQRQAEERVKDKLAQIAREKLNGMISREKQLQLERKRKAMAFLNQIKGEGATVGSAAPVVGPNPPESAAGAATADSDEESGDSVRSIPITYFGPDDDDEVADQRPEVRLKRSAQEDEEDDDEEDGGDLEKYNLLNDDSTNTFTSKPVLPPTAAPPPPAVLLSDDDDVQLVATTSSRSSSSRHRKTHRRSRSRSKHDRSSGSSASSRESSRRRRQKSSRRSREPSSIPPRKSQQQSTQRTKTPKKRRRSKSRSRSRSIRRSRSRSILRTKRRSRSRSSSGRNAEQRRQQERRRTPTKKSHKRHKRRRRSSSP; translated from the exons ATGATGCCCTACAATGTGCGAAACGCCGGTGGCGGAAGCGTTGGCGGAATCCTGCGGCGCACTGGCCAAGGATCGGGAGCCGGCAGCACGATGCTGAGCAATGGAAACAGCGCGGGCGGACAAGGAGCCGGAGCGGTGGGCTCCTCGAGCGTGGAGAACCACAGACAAACGCCGTTGGAACTCCTCGTGTTTGGCTACGCCTGCAAGATTTTCCGGGATGACGAGAAGGCGCGGGAAATGGACCACGGCAAGCAGTTGATTCCCTGGATGGGCGATGTAAATCTCAAGATAGACAG ATACGATGTGCGTGGAGCCCTCTGCGAACTGGCGCCGCACGAGGCGCCACCAGGCGGATACGGCAACCGGCTGGAGTACTTGAGCGCCGAGGAGCAGCGCGCCGAGCAGCTGTGCGAGGAGGAGCGCTACCTGTTTCTGTACAATAACGAGGAGGAGCTGCGACTGCGACAAG AGGAGGACCTCAAGCGACTGCAGCAGGAAACCTCCGGCGGCAGCTACAGCCAGGTGGGCTTCCAGTACGATGGCCAGTCGGCAGCCTCCTCCACTTCCTCCACGGCGCCCTCCCAGCTCTCGCCGAACTCCGAGGAGAGCGAGCTGCCCTTCGTCCTGCCCTACACCCTGATGATGGCACCGCCCCTGGACATGCAGCTG CCGGACACGATGAAGCAGCACGCTATTATCGAGAAGACTGCGCGCTTCATCGCCACCCAGGGCGCCCAGATGGAAATTCTGATAAAGGCAAAGCAGGCGAACAACACGCAGTTCGACTTCCTGACCCAAGGCGGATACCTGCAGCCCTACTACCGTCACCTCTTGGCTGCCATCAAGGCGGCCAAGTTCCCGCCCGCGCCAGAAACTCCGTTGGATCAGCAGAATGCAGACAAGGAAGCACACACGGCGGACGACGGCAACGAGGATGTCGCGGGTGGAAGGCGGAACCCCAACCAAGTGGTCATCACGGTGCCCACCATCAAGTACAAGCCCTCGGCCAACTGCGCCTACACCCAGCTCATCAGCAAGATCAAGGGCGTGCCCCTCCAAGCGGTCTTGCTGGAGGACGAGTCGAGCAATCCGGGAAACTCTCAGCACTCGGGCGGCACGGCCTCGCCCGCGCTTAGCTGTCGATCCGAAGGCCACAACAGCCAGGGTGGGGAGTTCACGCCCGTGCTGCTCCAGTACAACGGGAGTACCTTCACACACGAGGAGGAATCGACGAACCGGGAGCAGCAGGATGAGGCCGATGGCGGCAGTGGCGGCAGTGGCGAGCCACCGCAGGTGGAGCTGCTCAAGAACACGAGTGCTCTGGCGTTGGCCCAAAACTACAGTTCCGAaagcgaggaggaggacgatcAGGTTCAGCCAGAAAAGGAGGCGGAAAAG AAACCGGAGCCCGTGCTAACGTTCCCCGTTCCGGAGGAGAGTCTGAGGCACATAATCGACAAGACGGCCACGTACGTTATCAAGAACGGACGCCAGTTCGAGGAGACCCTGCGCACGAAGAGCGTGGAAAGGTTCAGTTTCCTGCTGCCGGCCAATGAGTACTATCCATACTACCTGTACAAAGTGACGGGCGATGTGGATGCGGCTTCCAAGGAGGAGAAGACGAGGAAAGCAGCAGCCGTAGCTGCCGCCCTGATGTCAAAGAAGGGCCTAAGTtttggaggagcagcagcggcagcgagTGGAAACAATGTGGATAAGG CTCCT GAGGCCAGCGACGAGGAGGGCAGTACGAATGCCGCGGTGGAGCACGTGCGACCGGGCATGCCAGATAGTGTGCAGCGGGCGATCAAACAAGTGGAGACGCAGTTGCTGGCCAGGACCGCCGGGCAGAAGGCCAACGCCACGGCATCCTCCTCCTGTTCCTCGCCGCAAAAAGAGCAGCGGCAAG CTGAGGAGCGCGTTAAGGACAAGCTGGCGCAGATTGCACGCGAGAAGCTGAACGGCATGATTTCCCGCGAGaagcagttgcagttggaaCGGAAGCGCAAGGCCATGGCCTTCCTAAATCAGATAAAAG GTGAAGGTGCCACTGTGGGCTCTGCTGCGCCTGTTGTCGGTCCCAATCCTCCAGAGTCCGCAGCGGGAGCTGCGACCGCCGACAGTGATGAGGAGTCTGGCGACTCCGTCCGTTCCATACCAATTACCTACTTTGGGcccgacgacgatgacgaagTTGCCGATCAGAGGCCTGAGGTGCGGCTCAAAAGGAGCGCgcaggaggatgaggaggacgacgatgaGGAGGATGGCGGCGATCTGGAGAAGTACAACCTGCTCAATGACGACAGCACAAACACCTTCACCAGCAAACCCGTGCTTCCTCCCACCgctgctccacctcctcctgcCGTTCTCCTTTctgacgacgacgacgtcCAGCTTGTGGCAACTACCTCCTCGCGGTCCTCCAGCTCGCGCCATCGCAAAACCCACCGCCGAAGCAGAAGTCGCAGCAAACACGACcgcagcagtggcagcagcgcTTCTAGTCGAGAGTCCTCGCGCCGACGGCGGCAGAAGAGCAGCAGGCGTTCCAGGGAGCCATCATCGATCCCGCCACGTAagtcgcagcagcagtcaACGCAGCGAACAAAGACCCCCAAAAAGAGGAGGCGGAGCAAAAGTAGAAGCCGCTCCAGGAGCATTCGgcgcagcaggagcagaagcatTCTGAGAACCAAACGGCGGAGCAGATCGCGCAGCTCCAGCGGCCGCAATGCGGAACAGCGACGCCAGCAGGAACGACGGCGCACGCCCACCAAGAAGTCCCACAAGCGGCACAAGCGACGCAGGCGCAGCAGCTCCCCCTGA
- the LOC120456371 gene encoding protein suppressor of white apricot isoform X1, giving the protein MMPYNVRNAGGGSVGGILRRTGQGSGAGSTMLSNGNSAGGQGAGAVGSSSVENHRQTPLELLVFGYACKIFRDDEKAREMDHGKQLIPWMGDVNLKIDRYDVRGALCELAPHEAPPGGYGNRLEYLSAEEQRAEQLCEEERYLFLYNNEEELRLRQEEDLKRLQQETSGGSYSQVGFQYDGQSAASSTSSTAPSQLSPNSEESELPFVLPYTLMMAPPLDMQLPDTMKQHAIIEKTARFIATQGAQMEILIKAKQANNTQFDFLTQGGYLQPYYRHLLAAIKAAKFPPAPETPLDQQNADKEAHTADDGNEDVAGGRRNPNQVVITVPTIKYKPSANCAYTQLISKIKGVPLQAVLLEDESSNPGNSQHSGGTASPALSCRSEGHNSQGGEFTPVLLQYNGSTFTHEEESTNREQQDEADGGSGGSGEPPQVELLKNTSALALAQNYSSESEEEDDQVQPEKEAEKKPEPVLTFPVPEESLRHIIDKTATYVIKNGRQFEETLRTKSVERFSFLLPANEYYPYYLYKVTGDVDAASKEEKTRKAAAVAAALMSKKGLSFGGAAAAASGNNVDKAPVSFSIRAREDQGPLKHTLSQEASDEEGSTNAAVEHVRPGMPDSVQRAIKQVETQLLARTAGQKANATASSSCSSPQKEQRQAEERVKDKLAQIAREKLNGMISREKQLQLERKRKAMAFLNQIKGEGATVGSAAPVVGPNPPESAAGAATADSDEESGDSVRSIPITYFGPDDDDEVADQRPEVRLKRSAQEDEEDDDEEDGGDLEKYNLLNDDSTNTFTSKPVLPPTAAPPPPAVLLSDDDDVQLVATTSSRSSSSRHRKTHRRSRSRSKHDRSSGSSASSRESSRRRRQKSSRRSREPSSIPPRKSQQQSTQRTKTPKKRRRSKSRSRSRSIRRSRSRSILRTKRRSRSRSSSGRNAEQRRQQERRRTPTKKSHKRHKRRRRSSSP; this is encoded by the exons ATGATGCCCTACAATGTGCGAAACGCCGGTGGCGGAAGCGTTGGCGGAATCCTGCGGCGCACTGGCCAAGGATCGGGAGCCGGCAGCACGATGCTGAGCAATGGAAACAGCGCGGGCGGACAAGGAGCCGGAGCGGTGGGCTCCTCGAGCGTGGAGAACCACAGACAAACGCCGTTGGAACTCCTCGTGTTTGGCTACGCCTGCAAGATTTTCCGGGATGACGAGAAGGCGCGGGAAATGGACCACGGCAAGCAGTTGATTCCCTGGATGGGCGATGTAAATCTCAAGATAGACAG ATACGATGTGCGTGGAGCCCTCTGCGAACTGGCGCCGCACGAGGCGCCACCAGGCGGATACGGCAACCGGCTGGAGTACTTGAGCGCCGAGGAGCAGCGCGCCGAGCAGCTGTGCGAGGAGGAGCGCTACCTGTTTCTGTACAATAACGAGGAGGAGCTGCGACTGCGACAAG AGGAGGACCTCAAGCGACTGCAGCAGGAAACCTCCGGCGGCAGCTACAGCCAGGTGGGCTTCCAGTACGATGGCCAGTCGGCAGCCTCCTCCACTTCCTCCACGGCGCCCTCCCAGCTCTCGCCGAACTCCGAGGAGAGCGAGCTGCCCTTCGTCCTGCCCTACACCCTGATGATGGCACCGCCCCTGGACATGCAGCTG CCGGACACGATGAAGCAGCACGCTATTATCGAGAAGACTGCGCGCTTCATCGCCACCCAGGGCGCCCAGATGGAAATTCTGATAAAGGCAAAGCAGGCGAACAACACGCAGTTCGACTTCCTGACCCAAGGCGGATACCTGCAGCCCTACTACCGTCACCTCTTGGCTGCCATCAAGGCGGCCAAGTTCCCGCCCGCGCCAGAAACTCCGTTGGATCAGCAGAATGCAGACAAGGAAGCACACACGGCGGACGACGGCAACGAGGATGTCGCGGGTGGAAGGCGGAACCCCAACCAAGTGGTCATCACGGTGCCCACCATCAAGTACAAGCCCTCGGCCAACTGCGCCTACACCCAGCTCATCAGCAAGATCAAGGGCGTGCCCCTCCAAGCGGTCTTGCTGGAGGACGAGTCGAGCAATCCGGGAAACTCTCAGCACTCGGGCGGCACGGCCTCGCCCGCGCTTAGCTGTCGATCCGAAGGCCACAACAGCCAGGGTGGGGAGTTCACGCCCGTGCTGCTCCAGTACAACGGGAGTACCTTCACACACGAGGAGGAATCGACGAACCGGGAGCAGCAGGATGAGGCCGATGGCGGCAGTGGCGGCAGTGGCGAGCCACCGCAGGTGGAGCTGCTCAAGAACACGAGTGCTCTGGCGTTGGCCCAAAACTACAGTTCCGAaagcgaggaggaggacgatcAGGTTCAGCCAGAAAAGGAGGCGGAAAAG AAACCGGAGCCCGTGCTAACGTTCCCCGTTCCGGAGGAGAGTCTGAGGCACATAATCGACAAGACGGCCACGTACGTTATCAAGAACGGACGCCAGTTCGAGGAGACCCTGCGCACGAAGAGCGTGGAAAGGTTCAGTTTCCTGCTGCCGGCCAATGAGTACTATCCATACTACCTGTACAAAGTGACGGGCGATGTGGATGCGGCTTCCAAGGAGGAGAAGACGAGGAAAGCAGCAGCCGTAGCTGCCGCCCTGATGTCAAAGAAGGGCCTAAGTtttggaggagcagcagcggcagcgagTGGAAACAATGTGGATAAGG CTCCTGTAAGTTTCTCTATACGGGCTCGGGAAGACCAAGGTCCATTGAAACACACTTTATCGCAGGAGGCCAGCGACGAGGAGGGCAGTACGAATGCCGCGGTGGAGCACGTGCGACCGGGCATGCCAGATAGTGTGCAGCGGGCGATCAAACAAGTGGAGACGCAGTTGCTGGCCAGGACCGCCGGGCAGAAGGCCAACGCCACGGCATCCTCCTCCTGTTCCTCGCCGCAAAAAGAGCAGCGGCAAG CTGAGGAGCGCGTTAAGGACAAGCTGGCGCAGATTGCACGCGAGAAGCTGAACGGCATGATTTCCCGCGAGaagcagttgcagttggaaCGGAAGCGCAAGGCCATGGCCTTCCTAAATCAGATAAAAG GTGAAGGTGCCACTGTGGGCTCTGCTGCGCCTGTTGTCGGTCCCAATCCTCCAGAGTCCGCAGCGGGAGCTGCGACCGCCGACAGTGATGAGGAGTCTGGCGACTCCGTCCGTTCCATACCAATTACCTACTTTGGGcccgacgacgatgacgaagTTGCCGATCAGAGGCCTGAGGTGCGGCTCAAAAGGAGCGCgcaggaggatgaggaggacgacgatgaGGAGGATGGCGGCGATCTGGAGAAGTACAACCTGCTCAATGACGACAGCACAAACACCTTCACCAGCAAACCCGTGCTTCCTCCCACCgctgctccacctcctcctgcCGTTCTCCTTTctgacgacgacgacgtcCAGCTTGTGGCAACTACCTCCTCGCGGTCCTCCAGCTCGCGCCATCGCAAAACCCACCGCCGAAGCAGAAGTCGCAGCAAACACGACcgcagcagtggcagcagcgcTTCTAGTCGAGAGTCCTCGCGCCGACGGCGGCAGAAGAGCAGCAGGCGTTCCAGGGAGCCATCATCGATCCCGCCACGTAagtcgcagcagcagtcaACGCAGCGAACAAAGACCCCCAAAAAGAGGAGGCGGAGCAAAAGTAGAAGCCGCTCCAGGAGCATTCGgcgcagcaggagcagaagcatTCTGAGAACCAAACGGCGGAGCAGATCGCGCAGCTCCAGCGGCCGCAATGCGGAACAGCGACGCCAGCAGGAACGACGGCGCACGCCCACCAAGAAGTCCCACAAGCGGCACAAGCGACGCAGGCGCAGCAGCTCCCCCTGA
- the LOC120456371 gene encoding protein suppressor of white apricot isoform X4 → MMPYNVRNAGGGSVGGILRRTGQGSGAGSTMLSNGNSAGGQGAGAVGSSSVENHRQTPLELLVFGYACKIFRDDEKAREMDHGKQLIPWMGDVNLKIDRYDVRGALCELAPHEAPPGGYGNRLEYLSAEEQRAEQLCEEERYLFLYNNEEELRLRQGCTS, encoded by the exons ATGATGCCCTACAATGTGCGAAACGCCGGTGGCGGAAGCGTTGGCGGAATCCTGCGGCGCACTGGCCAAGGATCGGGAGCCGGCAGCACGATGCTGAGCAATGGAAACAGCGCGGGCGGACAAGGAGCCGGAGCGGTGGGCTCCTCGAGCGTGGAGAACCACAGACAAACGCCGTTGGAACTCCTCGTGTTTGGCTACGCCTGCAAGATTTTCCGGGATGACGAGAAGGCGCGGGAAATGGACCACGGCAAGCAGTTGATTCCCTGGATGGGCGATGTAAATCTCAAGATAGACAG ATACGATGTGCGTGGAGCCCTCTGCGAACTGGCGCCGCACGAGGCGCCACCAGGCGGATACGGCAACCGGCTGGAGTACTTGAGCGCCGAGGAGCAGCGCGCCGAGCAGCTGTGCGAGGAGGAGCGCTACCTGTTTCTGTACAATAACGAGGAGGAGCTGCGACTGCGACAAG GTTGTACTAGCTGA
- the LOC120456371 gene encoding protein suppressor of white apricot isoform X3, giving the protein MMAPPLDMQLPDTMKQHAIIEKTARFIATQGAQMEILIKAKQANNTQFDFLTQGGYLQPYYRHLLAAIKAAKFPPAPETPLDQQNADKEAHTADDGNEDVAGGRRNPNQVVITVPTIKYKPSANCAYTQLISKIKGVPLQAVLLEDESSNPGNSQHSGGTASPALSCRSEGHNSQGGEFTPVLLQYNGSTFTHEEESTNREQQDEADGGSGGSGEPPQVELLKNTSALALAQNYSSESEEEDDQVQPEKEAEKKPEPVLTFPVPEESLRHIIDKTATYVIKNGRQFEETLRTKSVERFSFLLPANEYYPYYLYKVTGDVDAASKEEKTRKAAAVAAALMSKKGLSFGGAAAAASGNNVDKAPVSFSIRAREDQGPLKHTLSQEASDEEGSTNAAVEHVRPGMPDSVQRAIKQVETQLLARTAGQKANATASSSCSSPQKEQRQAEERVKDKLAQIAREKLNGMISREKQLQLERKRKAMAFLNQIKGEGATVGSAAPVVGPNPPESAAGAATADSDEESGDSVRSIPITYFGPDDDDEVADQRPEVRLKRSAQEDEEDDDEEDGGDLEKYNLLNDDSTNTFTSKPVLPPTAAPPPPAVLLSDDDDVQLVATTSSRSSSSRHRKTHRRSRSRSKHDRSSGSSASSRESSRRRRQKSSRRSREPSSIPPRKSQQQSTQRTKTPKKRRRSKSRSRSRSIRRSRSRSILRTKRRSRSRSSSGRNAEQRRQQERRRTPTKKSHKRHKRRRRSSSP; this is encoded by the exons ATGATGGCACCGCCCCTGGACATGCAGCTG CCGGACACGATGAAGCAGCACGCTATTATCGAGAAGACTGCGCGCTTCATCGCCACCCAGGGCGCCCAGATGGAAATTCTGATAAAGGCAAAGCAGGCGAACAACACGCAGTTCGACTTCCTGACCCAAGGCGGATACCTGCAGCCCTACTACCGTCACCTCTTGGCTGCCATCAAGGCGGCCAAGTTCCCGCCCGCGCCAGAAACTCCGTTGGATCAGCAGAATGCAGACAAGGAAGCACACACGGCGGACGACGGCAACGAGGATGTCGCGGGTGGAAGGCGGAACCCCAACCAAGTGGTCATCACGGTGCCCACCATCAAGTACAAGCCCTCGGCCAACTGCGCCTACACCCAGCTCATCAGCAAGATCAAGGGCGTGCCCCTCCAAGCGGTCTTGCTGGAGGACGAGTCGAGCAATCCGGGAAACTCTCAGCACTCGGGCGGCACGGCCTCGCCCGCGCTTAGCTGTCGATCCGAAGGCCACAACAGCCAGGGTGGGGAGTTCACGCCCGTGCTGCTCCAGTACAACGGGAGTACCTTCACACACGAGGAGGAATCGACGAACCGGGAGCAGCAGGATGAGGCCGATGGCGGCAGTGGCGGCAGTGGCGAGCCACCGCAGGTGGAGCTGCTCAAGAACACGAGTGCTCTGGCGTTGGCCCAAAACTACAGTTCCGAaagcgaggaggaggacgatcAGGTTCAGCCAGAAAAGGAGGCGGAAAAG AAACCGGAGCCCGTGCTAACGTTCCCCGTTCCGGAGGAGAGTCTGAGGCACATAATCGACAAGACGGCCACGTACGTTATCAAGAACGGACGCCAGTTCGAGGAGACCCTGCGCACGAAGAGCGTGGAAAGGTTCAGTTTCCTGCTGCCGGCCAATGAGTACTATCCATACTACCTGTACAAAGTGACGGGCGATGTGGATGCGGCTTCCAAGGAGGAGAAGACGAGGAAAGCAGCAGCCGTAGCTGCCGCCCTGATGTCAAAGAAGGGCCTAAGTtttggaggagcagcagcggcagcgagTGGAAACAATGTGGATAAGG CTCCTGTAAGTTTCTCTATACGGGCTCGGGAAGACCAAGGTCCATTGAAACACACTTTATCGCAGGAGGCCAGCGACGAGGAGGGCAGTACGAATGCCGCGGTGGAGCACGTGCGACCGGGCATGCCAGATAGTGTGCAGCGGGCGATCAAACAAGTGGAGACGCAGTTGCTGGCCAGGACCGCCGGGCAGAAGGCCAACGCCACGGCATCCTCCTCCTGTTCCTCGCCGCAAAAAGAGCAGCGGCAAG CTGAGGAGCGCGTTAAGGACAAGCTGGCGCAGATTGCACGCGAGAAGCTGAACGGCATGATTTCCCGCGAGaagcagttgcagttggaaCGGAAGCGCAAGGCCATGGCCTTCCTAAATCAGATAAAAG GTGAAGGTGCCACTGTGGGCTCTGCTGCGCCTGTTGTCGGTCCCAATCCTCCAGAGTCCGCAGCGGGAGCTGCGACCGCCGACAGTGATGAGGAGTCTGGCGACTCCGTCCGTTCCATACCAATTACCTACTTTGGGcccgacgacgatgacgaagTTGCCGATCAGAGGCCTGAGGTGCGGCTCAAAAGGAGCGCgcaggaggatgaggaggacgacgatgaGGAGGATGGCGGCGATCTGGAGAAGTACAACCTGCTCAATGACGACAGCACAAACACCTTCACCAGCAAACCCGTGCTTCCTCCCACCgctgctccacctcctcctgcCGTTCTCCTTTctgacgacgacgacgtcCAGCTTGTGGCAACTACCTCCTCGCGGTCCTCCAGCTCGCGCCATCGCAAAACCCACCGCCGAAGCAGAAGTCGCAGCAAACACGACcgcagcagtggcagcagcgcTTCTAGTCGAGAGTCCTCGCGCCGACGGCGGCAGAAGAGCAGCAGGCGTTCCAGGGAGCCATCATCGATCCCGCCACGTAagtcgcagcagcagtcaACGCAGCGAACAAAGACCCCCAAAAAGAGGAGGCGGAGCAAAAGTAGAAGCCGCTCCAGGAGCATTCGgcgcagcaggagcagaagcatTCTGAGAACCAAACGGCGGAGCAGATCGCGCAGCTCCAGCGGCCGCAATGCGGAACAGCGACGCCAGCAGGAACGACGGCGCACGCCCACCAAGAAGTCCCACAAGCGGCACAAGCGACGCAGGCGCAGCAGCTCCCCCTGA
- the LOC120456378 gene encoding mucin-6, translated as MGLRGSESPLHGSSSAKSTVGCPARYSYVICMIRKSQRQYANDQLHGIPFLPGYKSPAAVSSSIQFTLAAPQVSTMLRSNLSLLIIGCSCLLFAVATRTPITPRSCPENETYLTCGPDCQTECATLGKPCLIRHIRCPDACYCNEGFARNARNAGGTCIPIRQCSGGGYGN; from the exons ATGGGACTACGTGGAAGTGAATCCCCCCTTCATGGTTCATCTTCTGCGAAGTCGACTGTGGGATGCCCTGCACGCTATTCTTAtgttat CTGTATGATCCGCAAGTCCCAGCGCCAATACGCCAATGATCAGCTGCACGGTATACCCTTCCTTCCTGGCTATAAAAGTCCGGCGGCAGTGAGCTCATCGATTCAGTTTACTTTGGCTGCTCCGCAAGTCTCGACGATGCTTCGCTCAAACCTTTCACTGCTGATCATCGGCTGTAGCTGCCTGCTTTTCGCCGTCGCCACGCGGACGCCCATCA CGCCACGCAGTTGCCCGGAGAACGAGACCTATCTGACCTGTGGTCCCGACTGCCAAACGGAGTGTGCCACGCTGGGAAAGCCCTGCCTGATCAGGCACATCCGATGCCCCGATGCCTGCTACTGCAACGAGGGCTTCGCCAGGAACGCCAGGAACGCCGGTGGCACATGCATTCCCATTCGCCAGTGCAGCGGTGGTGGCTATGGAAACTGA
- the LOC120456373 gene encoding 27 kDa hemolymph protein, producing MSSWSLCALFLACAVHAVLGSVDLAASLDPSLLENVDVDQLKASYLPPGLQNANVTLADFQKLLQSKCEKANANLPKGSVNSTALGKSIEEAGLQLVECLAGLANVTEIQAEIEEASPKGDLDVVFEKYCLRLPQAKSCLKNFNDALLPCLTTDEKAHNAVLQRIADKLLEFICYKNGDQIALFIAEEGPECLQQSRDGIASCLNSSFAGYLPKAFSPEWDLPQLVLGPKQCVDLYSFETCTVTLLEKCRTITPSNIVESMFRYVRKESSCQPHIDRVKQQHRRSLPLPLASGSSASSVSPHLTWTSAASLLMATLLSRRLS from the coding sequence ATGTCGAGCTGGTCGCTTTGTGCGCTTTTTCTGGCCTGCGCGGTGCACGCCGTGCTTGGATCCGTGGACTTGGCTGCTTCCCTGGATCCCTCGCTGCTCGAGAACGTGGACGTGGACCAGCTGAAGGCCAGCTACCTGCCGCCGGGGCTGCAGAACGCCAATGTCACCTTGGCGGACTTCCAGAAGCTGCTGCAGTCGAAGTGCGAGAAGGCCAATGCCAACTTGCCGAAGGGCTCGGTGAACAGCACCGCACTGGGCAAGTCCATCGAGGAGGCGGGCCTGCAGCTGGTCGAGTGCCTCGCCGGACTGGCCAACGTGACGGAGATCCAGGCGGAGATCGAGGAGGCGAGTCCCAAGGGCGATCTGGACGTGGTCTTCGAGAAGTACTGCCTCCGCCTGCCGCAGGCCAAGAGCTGCCTCAAGAACTTCAACGACGCCCTGCTGCCCTGCCTGACCACGGATGAGAAGGCGCACAACGCGGTGCTGCAGAGGATCGCGGACAAGCTGCTGGAGTTCATATGCTACAAGAACGGCGACCAGATCGCCCTCTTCATCGCCGAGGAGGGACCCGAGTGCCTGCAGCAGAGTCGCGATGGCATCGCCAGCTGCCTGAACTCCTCCTTCGCCGGCTACCTGCCCAAGGCGTTCAGCCCGGAGTGGGACCTGCCCCAGCTGGTCCTGGGCCCGAAGCAGTGCGTCGATCTCTACTCCTTCGAGACCTGCACCGTCACTCTGCTCGAGAAGTGCCGCACGATCACGCCCAGCAACATTGTGGAGTCCATGTTCCGGTACGTGCGGAAGGAGTCCTCCTGCCAGCCCCACATCGACCGGGTCAAGCAGCAGCACCGCCGCtccctgcccctgcccctggCCAGTGGATCATCCGCATCATCCGTATCCCCGCATCTCACCTGGACCTCTGCTGCGAGCCTGCTAATGGCCACTTTGCTCTCCCGACGACTCTCCTAG